One window of Lujinxingia vulgaris genomic DNA carries:
- a CDS encoding CinA family protein, giving the protein RLLGVPPEVIESFGAVSYETAVAMAEGALDKSPNAQRAISITGIAGPGGGSTEKPVGLVHFALAGSQLQTWAMHQVFPGNRHAVRHASLRHALSLLQESIAQA; this is encoded by the coding sequence ACGTTTGTTGGGCGTGCCCCCGGAGGTAATCGAGAGTTTCGGAGCCGTCAGTTACGAAACCGCCGTCGCAATGGCAGAAGGAGCCTTGGACAAAAGCCCCAATGCACAGCGGGCCATATCGATTACGGGAATCGCTGGACCTGGAGGCGGTAGCACTGAAAAGCCGGTGGGCTTGGTTCACTTCGCTCTGGCGGGAAGCCAGCTGCAGACATGGGCGATGCATCAGGTGTTTCCGGGGAACCGTCATGCCGTCCGACATGCGAGCCTGAGGCATGCACTGTCACTGCTTCAGGAATCGATCGCTCAGGCATGA